GCCGCCGAACTTGCGGTCAAACCATCCGCCCGATACCGAGTAGGAACTCTCACCGAGTGCCCGTACGGCATAGACGGAGTTTCGTGTCTTGACAATCAATACGTCTCCCGGCCGCATGTCCAGGCGGTTGACACCCTCGGCCCGGGTGGCCGAAGAGGTGATTGCAGCGAGATCGTATCCGGTATGCTTCACGATTCCATGTAGTCCATGTGCCCTGGCGGGAGGGCCAATAAACGCCCTGCCGATACTCTTGCACAAGCCCTTTCTCTATGGAGACGAACAATTCCAATATGAGTTTCGACCATATATCTTGGGTGTTGAAGCATGAAAGGACGGCGAGATGAGCCCGGACCGCCGCAAACACAGAGGACCGCACCCCGATGATCGCGGCCTGTTCTCCGATGAGGTCGTACCCATCCTTCGTGAGGCCGGGAGTCATCTTTCGTGGTTGTTGACTCGCGGATACACGATCCGATCGTCTCTCAAGCTTGTCGGTGATCGATACCAGCTGCATGAAAGGCAGCGGATCGCGATCCGACGCGCGTCCTGTTCGAAACAGTCGCGAGATGATCGCACATCGCGTCTCCTGTCGCCGAGCGAGACCCGTGGCCAGGCACTTCAAGTCGACGGCCTCAACGTGATCGTGTCGGTCGAAGCAGCAATCGCCGGCGGCGTCCTCCTCCTCTGTCAGGACGACACGATCCGCGACCTCGCCAGTGTGCACGGGTCGTACCGGAAAGTCGACGAGACCACCCTTGCCGTTCGTTTGATAGGAAACGAGTTGGAAACGACGGCTCCGGAATCAACGGAATGGTTGATTGATCGGCCGGTGTCCAACAGCGGACGGCTTGCGGAGATCATTCGGACAGAAGCAACGCGGCGCGGGGCATCCTGGAGCGTCGAACTCGTCACAAACCCGGACCGTATACTGAAATCATCGGAGTTGGTCGCGGCCAGCTCTGACTCGGCCGTCCTCGATCGGACCGCGCGCTGGCTAAACCTGACGCGGAACGTCATCGATACCTACATTCCGGAGGCATGGATAATTGACCTCCGGCTACCCCCGTCGGCATCGAACTAACCATCGAGACTCGACTATAACACGATCCTCACTGCCAACCAGCGGACGATGGCCAAGGCTCAGATCGGCACCAGTATCCTCGCCTTGACGCTGATCATGTCGGCGTGCCTGGAGGACGGCGAACGCGGCAATCCCCTCGATCCCCTTTCCTCCAACTTCGTCGACGAAGGGCA
This genomic interval from Rhodothermales bacterium contains the following:
- a CDS encoding DUF434 domain-containing protein encodes the protein MSPDRRKHRGPHPDDRGLFSDEVVPILREAGSHLSWLLTRGYTIRSSLKLVGDRYQLHERQRIAIRRASCSKQSRDDRTSRLLSPSETRGQALQVDGLNVIVSVEAAIAGGVLLLCQDDTIRDLASVHGSYRKVDETTLAVRLIGNELETTAPESTEWLIDRPVSNSGRLAEIIRTEATRRGASWSVELVTNPDRILKSSELVAASSDSAVLDRTARWLNLTRNVIDTYIPEAWIIDLRLPPSASN